In Nasonia vitripennis strain AsymCx chromosome 2, Nvit_psr_1.1, whole genome shotgun sequence, a genomic segment contains:
- the LOC100116840 gene encoding NPC intracellular cholesterol transporter 1, whose amino-acid sequence MEIEKKPYRRSPQEALYRIPQVISKLVERFFYNLGLQIAKKPKRWMICCSVLVILCLAGLLRFRQEKNPLKLWVPPDSDFVRDTEWLTSTFKEGQRIERMIFAADDILEPQALLKLNEITLRVFNAQTQTIPKTSWTDICFKVPIISGITERRKRQMDDSFFDKEPVMSNKIGYDAGIHLPTQLYCGVLNSLPKGCLLLSIMDIWEFNSTLIKSQTKEDIINKFNSVNISPTLGHPINFSELLGGITKDQNGRIVSAKVVKTQWMVYINFTKVNMDEMGNDAGTADWSTKEVFDWEHVYLQELEKASKELQAQKRNNTYALYYEAGRSFGDISQDSIFHDVEKLIAGIMIMSIYVQVILSKFNWVEWRFWLTSVALFCIGGAFAVAIGLCSLFGVPYGPVHTSLPFMLMGLGVDDTFVMMAAWEEVISHEKNRDKPLPERVALALSHAGAAISVTSLTDVVAFVIGASTILPSLHSFCIYAAVGVFVTFILQVTFFVAFFTLDCQRVENKRNGVLPCVTHENYVPKVADVKQNISWRLADKLYTKVVFTIPGKLVILAITITFATFGGIGSSRLEQWFDPVWFLPKESYLNHFLTVKEQEFPKVGHEATVFMSNIDFVQDFPKILNLSRTLENASFTENVKNWPVDFVHFSNANFNIDAENRTLLEDDFQNCLSKFLFSRIGGKYQRNFRFSGNLTCGVKAPLIEMASIDFSFSKFSSPYEWIPGMDDAKRTVAEAGFKGFATVWSEMFATWVTDKVISQEVVRNLILALICVMGMTAFLIAEPQTCLWILLCVLLTLLDVCGFMYYWGLTIDIVSCIGLELAVGLSVDYAAHVAHAFLNAGEIAGASRRVDRSSRALKAMRHIGAAVLFGAGSTLLALSLLSFSRAYVFRAFFKIFLLVIVFGLWHGLLFLPVVLSTIGPRSLHADFRNNTTRSVEMTQEVEAAAVPLNKDDVVHQ is encoded by the exons ATGGAAATTGAGAAGAAACCATATCGGAGGTCTCCACAAGAGGCACTGTATCGAATACCTCAAGTCATCTCAAAGCTTGTTGAAAGATTCTTTTATAA TCTTGGGCTGCAAATAGCAAAAAAACCAAAAAGATGGATGATCTGTTGTTCGGTGTTGGTGATTTTGTGTCTAGCTGGATTGCTTCGATTCAGACAAGAGAAGAACCCCTTGAAACTATGGGTTCCACCGGATTCAGATTTTGTTCGAGATACAGAGTGGTTGACCTCAACTTTCAAAGAAGGGCAGAGAATCGAAAGAATGATATTTGCTGCAGATGACATACTTGAACCTCAAGCACTacttaaattaaatgaaataactTTGCGTGTATTTAATGCTCAGACACAAACTATACCAAAGACTTCTTGGACAGATATTTGTTTTAA GGTTCCCATTATTTCTGGCATTACTGAACGCAGAAAAAGACAAATGGATGATAGTTTTTTTGACAAAGAGCCAGTCATGTCAAATAAAATTGGATATGATGCAGGAATACATTTACCAACTCAATTATATTGTGGTGTTCTTAATAGTTTACCCAAGGGCTGTTTGTTACTCAGTATTATGGACATTTGGGAGTTTAATTCAACTTTGATCAAGTCCCAAACAAAAGAAGACattattaacaaatttaatTCTGTAAATATAAGTCCTACACTAGGTCATCCAATAAATTTTAGTGAATTATTAGGTGGTATCACCAAAGATCAGAACGGTAGAATCGTTAGTGCAAAGGTCGTGAAAACGCAGTGGATGGTATATATCAATTTTACAAAAGTCAATATGGATGAGATGGGTAACGATGCAGGTACTGCAGATTGG TCAACAAAAGAAGTCTTTGATTGGGAACACGTTTATCTCCAAGAATTGGAAAAAGCGTCAAAAGAATTACAAGCacagaaaagaaataatacTTATGCATTGTATTACGAAGCCGGACGAAGTTTCGGAGACATAAGTCAAGATAGTATTTTTCACGACGTTGAAAAGCTCATTGCTGGTATAATGATCATGTCTATTTATGTACAAGTGATACTCTCCAAGTTCAATTGGGTGGAATGGCGA TTTTGGCTAACCAGCGTAGCTCTATTTTGCATAGGAGGCGCTTTCGCGGTTGCCATCGGTCTTTGCTCTCTTTTTGGGGTCCCATACGGCCCAGTTCACACTTCACTGCCTTTTATGCTCATGGGTTTAGGAGTCGACGATACGTTCGTCATGATGGCTGCTTGGGAGGAGGTAATATCgcacgaaaaaaatcgcgaCAAGCCATTACCCGAAAGGGTTGCTTTGGCTTTGAGTCACGCTGGGGCAGCGATTTCGGTCACCTCACTCACCGATGTTGTCGCCTTCGTCATTGGAGCTTCAACG aTTCTACCGTCCTTGCACTCGTTTTGTATATACGCAGCCGTAGGAGTCTTTGTAACTTTCATCTTGCAAGTAACATTTTTCGTCGCTTTTTTCACGTTAGATTGTCAGCGAGTGGAGAACAAACGTAACGGGGTGCTACCGTGTGTAACGCACGAAAACTACGTACCAAAAGTGGCGGACGTCAAACAGAATATTTCGTGGAGGTTGGCTGATAAACTGTACACGAAAGTAGTTTTTACGATTCCCGGAAAATTAGTCATTTTAGCCATTACGATAACGTTTGCAACGTTTGGTGGAATTGGATCTAGTCGACTGGAGCAATGGTTCGACCCAGTCTGGTTTCTGCCCAAAGAATCGTActtgaatcattttctcaccGTGAAAGAACAAGAATTCCCGAAAGTAGGCCACGAAGCTACGGTGTTCATGAGCAACATAGATTTTGTTCAAGATTTTCCCAAGATTTTAAATCTCAGTCGGACTTTGGAGAACGCATCGTTTACGGAAAATGTTAAAAACTGGCCAGTAGATTTCGTCCACTTTTCCAatgcaaattttaatattg ATGCGGAAAACAGGACTCTACTCGAGGACGATTTCCAGAATTGCCTGTCGAAATTTTTGTTCAGTCGGATCGGCGGAAAGTATCAGAGGAATTTTCGATTCAGTGGCAACCTGACGTGCGGCGTAAAAGCTCCGCTTATCGAGATGGCTAGTATAGACTTTTCTTTCAGCAAATTTTCTTCGCCGTACGAATGGATCCCAGGAATGGACGACGCAAAGCGCACAGTAGCTGAAGCCGGTTTCAAGGGTTTCGCAACCGTCTGGAGCGAAATGTTCGCAACATGGGTGACAGACAAAGTAATTTCACAAGAGGTCGTCCGGAATCTCATTCTAGCTCTAATTTGCGTTATGGGCATGACTGCCTTTCTAATTGCCGAGCCGCAAACTTGCCTATGGATATTACTCTGTGTTCTTTTGACTCTACTCGACGTTTGCGGATTCATGTATTATTGGGGCCTTACAATTGATATTGTATCGTGCATAG GATTAGAATTAGCTGTAGGCCTGAGTGTGGATTACGCAGCTCACGTGGCGCACGCTTTTCTTAACGCCGGCGAAATCGCGGGTGCGAGCAGGAGAGTCGACCGCAGCAGCCGCGCGCTCAAGGCGATGCGCCACATTGGTGCTGCCGTACTTTTTGGAGCTGGCTCGACGTTACTCGCCCTCTCCTTGCTGTCGTTTTCACGGGCCTACGTATTCCGTGCCTTCTTCAAGATCTTTCTGCTGGTCATAGTCTTTGGATTGTGGCATGGCCTGTTATTCTTGCCCGTCGTACTTAGCACCATTGGTCCGCGCAGTTTGCATGCTGATTTTCGAAAC AATACTACTAGGAGCGTAGAAATGACACAAGAAGTGGAGGCTGCAGCAGTGCCGCTAAACAAAGATGACGTTGTTcatcaataa